A stretch of the Salvelinus fontinalis isolate EN_2023a chromosome 22, ASM2944872v1, whole genome shotgun sequence genome encodes the following:
- the LOC129819477 gene encoding cell surface glycoprotein 1-like produces MHVYKHEYKHKHQPRANRASSNLTLSPTKGWATTTLPPTLQSPMSVSYAFYPPAWALSHPVSGLWHLDLLRAPGNLARQASKVTTANRRNQPPHRPADRHHPDRPPTQPADRHHPDKPPTQPADRHHPDKPPTQPADRQHPDKPPTGPPTDTTPTTPPRPADRHHPDKPPHAARRQTPPRQTPHAARRQTPPRQTPHLSGDRQHPDKPPTQPADRHHPDKPPTGPPTDTTRQTPHAARRQTPPRQTPHAERRQTPPRQTPPPTQPADRHHPDKPPTQPADRHYPDKPPTQPADRHHPDKPPTQPADRHYPDNPPTQPADRHHPDKPPTQPTDRHHPDKPPTQPTDRHHPDKPPTQPADRHYPDKPPTQPADRHHPDKPPTQPADRHHPDKPPTQPADRHHPDKPPHAARRQTPPDKPPTQPADRHHPDKPPTQPADRHYPDKPPTQPADRHHPDKPPTQPADRHYPDNPPTQPADRHHPDKPPTQPTDRHHPDKPPTQPTDRHHPDKPPTQPADRHYPDKPPTQPADRHHPDKPPTQPADRHHPDKPPTQPADRHHPDKPPHAARRQTPPDKPPTQPADRHHPDKPPTQNADRHTPTNPPRSPPTDTTPTNPPRSPLRDHARETVRSTNFQWWREEGKGATAPPAAAQAPLRTPARSTQPLDPILIPKLRI; encoded by the exons atgcatgtgtataaGCATGAGTACAAGCACAAGCATCAGCCTCGGGCAAACCGAG CGAGTTCCAACCTGACTCTCAGTCCCACCAAAGGATGGGCGACCACCACCTTGCCCCCTACCTTACAGAGCCCAATGTCAGTGTCTTACGCCTTCTACCCGCCTGCCTGGGCTCTCTCACACCCTGTGTCTGGCCTCTGGCACCTGGACCTtctgcgtgcacctggtaacct GGCCCGGCAAGCGTCCAAAGTCACCACCGCCAACCGCCGGAACCAACCCCCCCACCGGCCCGCCGACAGACACCACCCCGACAGACCCCCCACGCAGCCCGCCGACAGACACCACCCCGACAAACCCCCCACGCAGCCCGCCGACAGACACCACCCCGACAAACCCCCCACGCAGCCCGCCGACAGACAACACCCCGACAAACCCCCCACCGGCCCGCCGACAGACACCACCCCAACAACCCCCCCCCGGCCCGCCGACAGACACCACCCCGACAAACCCCCGCACGCAGCCCGCCGACAAACACCACCCCGACAAACCCCCCACGCAGCCCGCCGACAGACACCACCCCGACAAACCCCCCACCTGTCCGGCGACAGACAACACCCCGACAAACCCCCCACGCAGCCCGCCGACAGACACCACCCCGACAAACCCCCCACCGGCCCGCCGACAGACACCACCCGACAAACCCCCCACGCAGCCCGCCGACAGACACCACCCCGACAAACCCCCCACGCAGAACGCCGACAGACACCACCccgacaaacccccccccccacgcagCCCGCCGACAGACACCACCCCGACAAACCCCCCACGCAGCCCGCCGACAGACACTACCCCGACAAACCCCCCACGCAGCCCGCCGACAGACACCACCCCGACAAACCCCCCACGCAGCCCGCCGACAGACACTACCCCGACAACCCCCCCACGCAGCCCGCCGACAGACACCACCCCGACAAACCCCCCACGCAGCCCACCGACAGACACCACCCCGACAAACCCCCCACGCAGCCCACCGACAGACACCACCCCGACAAACCCCCCACGCAGCCCGCCGACAGACACTACCCCGACAAACCCCCCACGCAGCCCGCCGACAGACACCACCCCGACAAACCCCCCACGCAGCCCGCCGACAGACACCACCCCGACAAACCCCCCACGCAGCCTGCCGACAGACACCACCCCGACAAACCCCCGCACGCAGCCCGCCGACAGACACCACCCGACAAACCCCCCACGCAGCCCGCCGACAGACACCACCCCGACAAACCCCCCACGCAGCCCGCCGACAGACACTACCCCGACAAACCCCCCACGCAGCCCGCCGACAGACACCACCCCGACAAACCCCCCACGCAGCCCGCCGACAGACACTACCCCGACAACCCCCCCACGCAGCCCGCCGACAGACACCACCCCGACAAACCCCCCACGCAGCCCACCGACAGACACCACCCCGACAAACCCCCCACGCAGCCCACCGACAGACACCACCCCGACAAACCCCCCACGCAGCCCGCCGACAGACACTACCCCGACAAACCCCCCACGCAGCCCGCCGACAGACACCACCCCGACAAACCCCCCACGCAGCCCGCCGACAGACACCACCCCGACAAACCCCCCACGCAGCCTGCCGACAGACACCACCCCGACAAACCCCCGCACGCAGCCCGCCGACAGACACCACCCGACAAACCCCCCACGCAGCCCGCCGACAGACACCACCCCGACAAACCCCCCACGCAGAACGCCGACAGACACACCCCGACAAACCCCCCACGCAGCCCGCCGACAGACACCACCCCGACAAACCCCCCACGCAGCCCCTTGCGAGACCACGCACGAGAGACGGTCCGCTCAACGAACTTCCAATGGTGGCGAGAGGAGGGCAAAGGAGCGACTGCTCCCCCAGCCGCGGCTCAAGCCCCACTTCGTACCCCAGCCCGATCGACCCAGCCCTTAGATCCAATCCTTATCCCAAAGTTACGGATCTGA